The Nocardioides humi genome includes a region encoding these proteins:
- a CDS encoding fumarylacetoacetate hydrolase family protein: MSRSPTSARPTSSSPRPSRPSREPRRRSPTGSPDPPHDKEHHGVLQVRPAGAERPAVRDEAGTTYDLRAITGDIDGAFLAADGIERTRAALAAGELPAFDLGEVRIGAPIARPQAVSCIGMNYAAHAAESGAAPPSVPVLFYKHPGTVVGPDDDVVLPVGSTRSDWEVELGVVIKDTPRHLADGDDPLAYVAGYVTANDLSERASQLEHSGGQWSKGKSAETFCPVGPVLRPADEVDPQALRLRSWVNGEVRQDSTTADMVFSVAEIIRHLSRHVYLAPGDLVLTGTPEGVALSGRFPYLAGGDVMDLEIEGLGHQRQRVRQAPTDDGPRP, from the coding sequence GTGTCTCGATCCCCGACGTCCGCAAGACCGACGAGCTCATCGCCCAGGCCATCGAGGCCCTCCAGGGAGCCGCGGCGTCGATCGCCGACCGGATCCCCTGACCCACCTCACGACAAGGAGCATCATGGAGTTCTTCAGGTACGGCCCGCCGGGGCCGAGCGGCCGGCGGTCCGCGACGAAGCCGGGACGACCTACGACCTGCGCGCCATCACCGGCGACATCGACGGCGCCTTCCTCGCCGCCGACGGCATCGAACGGACCCGCGCGGCGCTGGCCGCCGGCGAGCTTCCCGCATTCGACCTGGGCGAGGTGCGGATCGGCGCGCCGATCGCGCGCCCGCAGGCCGTCAGCTGCATCGGCATGAACTACGCCGCCCACGCGGCCGAGTCCGGCGCGGCGCCGCCGAGCGTGCCGGTCCTGTTCTACAAGCACCCCGGTACCGTCGTCGGGCCCGACGACGACGTCGTGCTGCCGGTGGGCTCGACCCGCAGCGACTGGGAGGTCGAGCTCGGCGTGGTCATCAAGGACACGCCGCGGCATCTCGCGGACGGCGACGATCCCCTGGCGTACGTCGCCGGCTATGTCACGGCCAACGACCTGTCGGAGCGGGCCAGCCAGCTCGAGCACTCCGGAGGGCAGTGGTCCAAGGGCAAGTCCGCCGAGACCTTCTGCCCGGTCGGTCCGGTGCTGCGGCCGGCCGACGAGGTGGACCCCCAGGCGCTGCGGCTGCGGTCGTGGGTCAACGGCGAGGTCCGTCAGGACTCCACCACCGCCGACATGGTGTTCTCCGTCGCCGAGATCATCCGGCACCTGAGTCGCCACGTGTACCTGGCGCCCGGCGACCTGGTGCTCACGGGCACCCCGGAGGGCGTCGCGCTCTCCGGCCGGTTCCCCTACCTCGCCGGCGGCGACGTGATGGACCTGGAGATCGAGGGCCTGGGCCACCAGCGCCAGCGGGTCCGCCAGGCCCCGACCGACGACGGCCCGCGCCCGTGA
- a CDS encoding TIGR02679 family protein, translating into MTDHGGDLAAVRRLLGPPEMAWLVERVRSRILGAGGGALTGVVRLDSPNELQREAAVRLVGRPRRSGTSLRIDLAAVDEVLRRGPWPPGLADAVVALTGPVVDQRALAEREAEAWRAVEQDLLDDGPSRLAEWWSGFCAGGGLKRAAGAEARRTDRAPGPDVGAQLVTQLRAVMDELPVQGEPLAVLARRVLGDAHALDDSRALGRLAVGAVAASFAGGSSRARSTREVWAAAGVVMSNVASTVLALGLSGAAHSEGTSLAAATSACAEQMRAARAPLVLTLDQVRSGGIASLRSDRVVHVCENPTVVELAATRWAAVAGNETAPTVRQDPVLVCTWGQPSTAVVELLALLTAHGAECRYHGDFDWPGLRVAAFLRTRVPWTPWRFVSSDYRAAANLDVPSIDLSGVPASSLWDPALAVAMSEYGRAIEEEAVIDLLVDDLLA; encoded by the coding sequence ATGACCGACCACGGCGGCGATCTCGCCGCGGTACGACGACTCCTCGGGCCGCCGGAGATGGCATGGCTCGTGGAACGGGTGCGGTCACGGATCCTCGGCGCCGGTGGAGGTGCGTTGACCGGCGTCGTCCGGCTCGACTCGCCGAACGAGCTCCAGCGCGAGGCGGCGGTCCGGCTGGTGGGTCGTCCGCGTCGGTCCGGTACGTCGCTGCGAATCGACCTCGCCGCCGTCGACGAGGTACTGCGCCGCGGGCCGTGGCCGCCCGGGCTGGCCGACGCCGTGGTCGCGCTGACCGGACCGGTCGTCGACCAGCGCGCGCTCGCGGAGCGCGAGGCCGAGGCGTGGCGGGCGGTCGAGCAGGACCTTCTCGACGATGGTCCGAGCCGGCTTGCCGAGTGGTGGTCCGGATTCTGCGCCGGCGGCGGCCTGAAGCGAGCAGCCGGAGCCGAGGCCCGCCGTACCGACCGGGCGCCTGGCCCCGACGTCGGCGCGCAACTGGTCACACAACTGCGCGCGGTCATGGACGAGCTGCCGGTCCAGGGCGAGCCGCTGGCGGTCCTCGCCCGCCGGGTGCTCGGCGATGCGCACGCCCTCGACGACTCCAGGGCGCTCGGACGCCTGGCGGTCGGTGCGGTCGCGGCTTCCTTCGCAGGCGGATCCAGCCGGGCCCGCTCAACTCGCGAGGTGTGGGCAGCTGCCGGTGTCGTGATGTCGAATGTCGCCTCCACCGTGCTGGCTCTCGGCCTGAGCGGCGCCGCGCACAGCGAGGGCACGAGCCTCGCGGCGGCGACCTCGGCATGCGCGGAGCAGATGCGCGCAGCCAGGGCGCCTCTGGTGCTCACTCTCGACCAGGTCCGGTCGGGCGGCATCGCGTCGCTGCGGTCCGACCGGGTGGTCCACGTGTGCGAGAACCCTACGGTCGTCGAGCTGGCGGCGACACGCTGGGCCGCCGTCGCGGGCAACGAGACCGCACCAACCGTCCGGCAAGACCCGGTCCTGGTGTGCACCTGGGGACAGCCCAGCACCGCCGTCGTCGAACTGCTGGCACTACTGACCGCGCACGGAGCCGAGTGTCGCTACCACGGCGACTTCGACTGGCCGGGGCTGCGCGTGGCTGCCTTCCTGCGCACCCGTGTCCCGTGGACGCCGTGGCGCTTCGTGTCGAGCGACTACCGCGCTGCCGCGAACCTCGATGTGCCCTCGATCGATCTCAGCGGCGTCCCCGCCTCCAGCCTCTGGGATCCGGCCCTGGCCGTGGCGATGTCCGAGTACGGCCGGGCGATCGAGGAGGAGGCGGTCATCGACCTGCTCGTCGACGATCTGCTCGCCTGA
- a CDS encoding HNH endonuclease signature motif containing protein translates to MSLAPLVQQPLLAAVETCREALAEVADAQPLYLSTPEKEQLLLQATALVAQVEELRLRTLADAGDITVVHGARDAAAWLAHAAHIDPAPARADLHLAHGLETRPRVAQAMRAGQVTSTQARVITQAIDALPDRLGPGLAADAEARLVEYAAEFAPIELRRLGRRILDVLAPEIAEAEEAKRLEAEEAAAREKASLKFRDLGDGSSRITGILPTTCVERLKTYLDAHTNPARREHGTREAVEANPDLARTPFHRRRAWAFIDLLELIDPDALPVHGGDATTVVVTVSIEQLRADLATAGILTGSGEGEESISATEARRLACQARILPVVLDGHARVLDLGRSARLFQPAQRAAIRLRDHTCRGEGCTIPARWCHLHHEDPWSNGGSTDLDHAVTLCAHHHQRIHDHHYTHQRLPNGDIRFHRRN, encoded by the coding sequence ATGAGCCTGGCTCCGCTTGTTCAGCAGCCGTTGCTGGCGGCGGTGGAGACATGTCGCGAGGCGCTGGCCGAGGTGGCTGACGCCCAGCCGTTGTACCTGTCGACGCCCGAGAAGGAGCAACTCCTGCTCCAGGCGACCGCGTTGGTGGCGCAGGTCGAAGAGTTGCGGTTGCGGACCCTGGCCGACGCCGGTGACATCACCGTCGTGCACGGTGCCCGGGACGCGGCGGCGTGGCTCGCTCACGCCGCCCACATCGACCCCGCGCCGGCCCGTGCGGACCTCCACCTGGCCCACGGGCTCGAGACCCGGCCACGGGTGGCGCAGGCGATGCGAGCTGGGCAGGTGACCTCGACACAGGCCAGGGTGATCACCCAGGCCATCGACGCCCTACCTGACCGGCTCGGACCCGGACTGGCCGCGGATGCCGAGGCCCGGCTCGTCGAGTACGCCGCCGAGTTCGCCCCCATCGAGCTGCGGCGTCTGGGACGGCGGATCCTCGACGTCCTGGCTCCCGAGATCGCCGAAGCCGAAGAAGCGAAACGTCTCGAAGCCGAAGAGGCAGCGGCACGCGAGAAGGCTTCGTTGAAGTTCCGCGACCTCGGCGACGGCTCCTCCCGCATCACCGGGATCCTGCCCACCACCTGCGTGGAGCGACTCAAGACCTACCTCGACGCCCATACCAACCCGGCACGGCGTGAGCACGGCACTCGTGAAGCTGTGGAGGCGAATCCGGATCTGGCGCGGACCCCGTTCCACCGTCGCCGGGCGTGGGCGTTCATCGACCTGCTCGAGCTCATCGACCCCGACGCCCTACCCGTGCACGGGGGTGATGCGACCACGGTCGTTGTCACGGTGAGCATCGAGCAGCTCCGTGCCGATCTCGCCACCGCGGGGATCCTCACCGGCAGCGGCGAGGGCGAGGAGTCGATTTCGGCCACCGAGGCCCGCCGGCTGGCCTGTCAGGCCCGGATCCTCCCTGTTGTTCTCGACGGTCACGCACGGGTCCTCGACCTCGGCCGCTCCGCACGACTGTTCCAACCCGCCCAACGTGCTGCGATCCGGCTGCGTGACCACACCTGTCGCGGTGAGGGCTGCACCATCCCCGCCCGCTGGTGCCACCTCCACCACGAAGACCCCTGGTCAAACGGAGGATCGACCGACCTCGACCACGCGGTCACCCTCTGCGCACACCACCACCAACGCATCCACGACCACCACTACACCCACCAACGACTACCCAACGGCGACATCCGCTTCCACCGGCGCAACTAG
- a CDS encoding NAD(P)-dependent oxidoreductase has translation MRRIVITDTNLGDGSHERAELGEGYHVTLAGVLTEDEVIAAAQEAEGLLVQWAPLTERVFAGLPGLRAVVRYGIGLDNIDLDAAARHGVAVSNVDDYCIAEVADHAAASIYAHSRRLVAAARRVADHGWGTAGIAAPLPPAQDPVGVAGFGRIGRAVADRVSALGFPVHVWDPFATDIPASVTRHATLGELAAAVSHLTLHMPSTAETAGVIDGSVLAALGEGGHLVNTARGALVDEEALLAALDAGTLGFASLDVLTSEPPTGVAAQVAAHPRVLVNPHIAYLSTESLPQLRVRAAARLAALLEDAAR, from the coding sequence ATGCGAAGAATCGTCATCACCGACACCAACCTGGGCGACGGCTCCCACGAGCGGGCCGAGCTCGGCGAGGGATACCACGTGACCCTCGCCGGGGTGCTCACCGAGGACGAGGTGATCGCGGCCGCCCAGGAGGCCGAGGGCCTGCTGGTGCAGTGGGCGCCGCTGACCGAGCGGGTCTTCGCCGGGCTCCCCGGACTCCGTGCGGTGGTGCGCTACGGCATCGGTCTCGACAACATCGATCTCGACGCCGCCGCCCGTCACGGCGTGGCCGTCAGCAACGTGGACGACTACTGCATCGCGGAGGTCGCCGACCACGCCGCAGCCTCGATCTACGCCCACAGCCGGCGACTGGTCGCGGCCGCGCGCCGGGTCGCCGACCACGGCTGGGGCACAGCCGGGATCGCCGCGCCACTGCCGCCCGCGCAGGACCCGGTCGGCGTCGCGGGCTTCGGCCGGATCGGCCGCGCGGTCGCCGACCGGGTCTCCGCGCTCGGCTTCCCGGTGCACGTGTGGGACCCGTTCGCGACCGACATACCTGCCTCGGTCACGCGGCACGCCACGCTCGGCGAGCTCGCCGCCGCGGTGAGCCACCTGACCCTGCACATGCCGTCGACGGCCGAGACGGCGGGCGTCATCGACGGATCCGTGCTCGCCGCGCTCGGCGAGGGCGGCCACCTGGTCAACACCGCGCGAGGCGCGCTCGTCGACGAGGAGGCCCTGCTCGCGGCGCTCGACGCCGGCACGCTCGGCTTCGCCTCGCTCGACGTGCTCACCAGCGAGCCGCCGACCGGCGTCGCAGCGCAGGTCGCCGCGCACCCCCGGGTGCTGGTCAACCCTCACATCGCCTACCTGTCGACGGAGTCGCTGCCCCAGCTGCGGGTCCGCGCCGCCGCCCGGCTCGCTGCCCTCCTCGAGGACGCCGCCCGATGA
- a CDS encoding zinc-dependent alcohol dehydrogenase: MRALVFTGPGVVELQDVPAPVAGEGEVEIQVVASGICGSELHGITHTEFRKPPLVMGHEFSGTTSDGRRVTVNPLLSCGTCAACLRGDEQLCESRAIIGIDAPGAFAERVVVPERAVRELPDELSFTEAALVEPLANAVHAVRLADLGPDSRVAILGAGTIGLACLLVALEHTTDVTVTDLAPGRLELAASLGAAHTGTALEGRYDAVIDAVGAEATHRASVEFLRPGGTAVWIGLLSASAGFDGQEIVRAEKRVVGSYCYTPRDFDAALDLATRVRLDWATSFPLTEGASVFTSLMSGVTETTKALLMP, translated from the coding sequence ATGAGGGCCCTGGTGTTCACCGGCCCCGGCGTGGTCGAGCTCCAGGACGTCCCCGCGCCGGTCGCGGGCGAGGGGGAGGTGGAGATCCAGGTCGTCGCCTCCGGCATCTGCGGCAGCGAGCTGCACGGGATCACCCACACCGAGTTCCGCAAGCCGCCGCTGGTGATGGGACACGAGTTCTCCGGGACGACATCCGACGGACGCCGGGTCACCGTCAACCCGCTGCTCAGCTGCGGCACCTGCGCCGCCTGCCTCCGCGGCGACGAGCAGTTGTGCGAGTCGCGCGCGATCATCGGCATCGACGCCCCGGGCGCCTTCGCCGAGCGGGTCGTCGTCCCGGAGCGGGCGGTCCGCGAGCTCCCGGACGAGCTGTCCTTCACGGAGGCGGCGCTGGTCGAACCGCTCGCCAACGCCGTGCACGCCGTACGGCTGGCGGACCTGGGACCCGACAGCCGTGTCGCGATCCTCGGTGCGGGCACCATCGGCCTGGCCTGCCTCCTCGTCGCGCTCGAGCACACCACCGACGTGACTGTCACCGACCTCGCGCCCGGCCGGCTCGAGCTGGCAGCGAGTCTCGGCGCGGCCCACACCGGCACGGCCCTGGAGGGGCGCTACGACGCGGTCATCGACGCGGTCGGCGCCGAGGCGACCCACCGGGCGTCGGTCGAGTTCCTCCGGCCGGGCGGCACCGCGGTGTGGATCGGACTGCTCAGTGCGTCGGCCGGCTTCGACGGACAGGAGATCGTGCGCGCGGAGAAGCGGGTGGTCGGCTCGTACTGCTACACACCCCGGGACTTCGACGCGGCGCTCGACCTGGCGACCCGGGTTCGGCTGGACTGGGCCACCTCGTTCCCTCTCACGGAGGGAGCCTCGGTGTTCACCAGTCTCATGTCGGGCGTCACCGAGACGACCAAAGCACTGTTGATGCCCTGA
- a CDS encoding SDR family NAD(P)-dependent oxidoreductase: MSAAGRLDGVVAIVTGAAGGQGESHARGFVAEGARVVVTDIAEDRGRALVSELGDRALFVAHDVASEAGWAEVVDRAEHHFGPVGVLVNNAGVDHIASIENTSLDTFRHIVEVNQTGTFLGIRAVIPSMRRAGGGSIVNISSIGGIHIVVRSRIAYVAAKHAVRGMTKVAAAELADDGIRVNSVHPGFVDTEMFRAASVPPERMASVPLRRPAALEEITRLVVFLASAEASYITGTEHLIDGGLSGGF; encoded by the coding sequence GTGAGCGCCGCGGGCCGCTTGGACGGCGTCGTCGCGATCGTGACCGGCGCCGCGGGCGGACAGGGCGAGTCGCACGCCCGTGGGTTCGTCGCCGAGGGCGCTCGGGTGGTCGTCACCGACATCGCCGAGGACCGGGGACGCGCGCTCGTCTCCGAGCTGGGCGACCGAGCGCTGTTCGTCGCGCACGACGTGGCCTCCGAGGCGGGTTGGGCCGAGGTCGTCGACCGCGCCGAGCATCACTTCGGTCCCGTCGGCGTCCTGGTGAACAACGCAGGCGTGGACCACATCGCCTCCATCGAGAACACCTCGCTCGACACGTTCCGCCACATCGTGGAGGTCAACCAGACGGGGACCTTCCTGGGGATCCGTGCGGTGATCCCCAGCATGCGCCGGGCCGGCGGTGGCTCGATCGTGAACATCTCCTCGATCGGAGGGATCCACATCGTGGTGAGGAGCCGGATCGCCTATGTCGCGGCCAAGCATGCGGTGCGGGGGATGACCAAGGTCGCCGCCGCCGAGTTGGCCGACGACGGTATCCGCGTCAACTCCGTGCACCCCGGCTTCGTCGACACCGAGATGTTCCGGGCGGCCAGCGTGCCGCCGGAGCGGATGGCGAGCGTGCCGCTGCGGCGGCCCGCGGCGCTGGAGGAGATCACGAGGCTGGTGGTGTTCCTCGCCTCCGCCGAGGCCAGCTACATCACCGGCACCGAACACCTCATCGACGGAGGGCTGTCGGGTGGATTCTGA
- a CDS encoding aldo/keto reductase, with translation MGDREILRVGLGGARWSITDPEDDGPAERLLELAIEAGVTYLDTARAYTTRDGEAHNERLLRRVLDRIGAWDDVLVGTKGGHYRADDSFPIDASPASLRRDCERSLGALGRDRIDLYYLHFPDPQVPFAESVGALAELRSEGLVGEVGLCNVTTAQFREALGIVPVAAVQNRMSPYAPVDTPLLALAAERGASFFAYSPLGGTTPPVGADELSPAALDAARERGVTTQTVLLAWLLGHGDHVAVVTGARRPTTLRASLRAVDLGLTVAEHDAIAADLAERW, from the coding sequence GTGGGCGACCGGGAGATTCTCCGCGTCGGGCTGGGCGGCGCGCGGTGGTCGATCACCGACCCCGAGGACGACGGGCCCGCCGAGAGGCTCTTGGAGCTGGCGATCGAGGCGGGCGTGACCTACCTCGACACGGCCCGCGCCTACACGACCCGTGACGGCGAGGCGCACAACGAGCGCCTGCTGAGGCGGGTCCTGGACCGCATCGGAGCCTGGGACGACGTGCTGGTCGGCACCAAGGGCGGACACTACCGAGCCGACGACAGCTTCCCGATCGACGCGTCGCCGGCCTCGTTGAGACGCGACTGCGAGCGCAGCCTGGGCGCGCTGGGACGGGATCGCATCGACCTCTACTATCTGCACTTCCCGGACCCGCAGGTGCCCTTCGCCGAGAGCGTGGGAGCGCTCGCTGAGCTGCGGAGCGAGGGTCTGGTCGGCGAGGTCGGGCTGTGCAATGTCACCACGGCCCAGTTCCGGGAGGCACTCGGGATCGTCCCGGTGGCGGCGGTGCAGAACCGGATGTCGCCGTACGCTCCCGTCGACACGCCCCTGCTCGCCCTGGCCGCCGAGCGCGGCGCATCCTTCTTCGCCTATTCCCCGCTCGGCGGTACGACGCCCCCGGTCGGCGCCGACGAGCTCAGTCCGGCGGCGCTGGACGCGGCGCGAGAGCGTGGTGTCACCACGCAGACCGTGCTGCTCGCCTGGCTGCTCGGCCACGGGGACCACGTCGCGGTCGTGACCGGGGCACGTCGCCCCACTACGCTCCGGGCATCACTGCGCGCCGTCGATCTCGGGCTCACGGTGGCCGAGCACGACGCGATCGCCGCCGACCTGGCGGAGCGCTGGTGA
- a CDS encoding ABC transporter substrate-binding protein, producing MSSEVTTLDPAKGSANAMALTGYAIYDTLMKVEEFGDEPTPNIAESMEANEDFTTWTMKLPSGLKFSDDTPFDAAAVKFNIDRHIAPDAASTAAALLSSVESVEAPDATTVVFTMKQPDASLPYAFSYDGSGTAGYIASPTALQEYGDDYTDHASGVGPYMLESWGPGKDTVLVRNPNYWGEEEPYLDRVQIRLIEDEQQRFQALQAGDIDYAPTINPTIMLQAQNDASLNFVQGVGKDQDAVAFNLTKPPFDDIRVRRAVSMALDRDEIVALTKEGLADPAVSLFPESYPFHNDHEVPGYDLEQAKSLVAEYEADTGNKVSFTYMCRPTVNTTDVIERQLAKAGMDVKVDVQETTTAVSNFIAGKYDAACWAMAGFLAPDQLPYRFFHSSGDLNSMGFDNAEFDALVDEARGTDDQEKRKQLWSDADGILTEELPWAWTTGMPAGFVYSERVHSVDLEEPGRLRYSVPTINNVWLAD from the coding sequence ATGAGCTCCGAGGTCACCACCCTCGACCCGGCCAAGGGCTCGGCCAACGCGATGGCCCTGACCGGGTACGCGATCTACGACACCTTGATGAAGGTCGAGGAGTTCGGTGACGAGCCGACGCCCAATATCGCCGAGTCTATGGAGGCCAACGAGGACTTCACGACCTGGACGATGAAGCTGCCCTCGGGCCTGAAGTTCAGCGACGACACCCCGTTCGACGCCGCGGCCGTCAAGTTCAACATCGACCGCCATATCGCGCCCGACGCCGCGTCGACGGCCGCCGCCCTGCTGTCCTCGGTCGAGTCGGTCGAGGCTCCCGACGCCACCACCGTCGTCTTCACGATGAAGCAGCCCGACGCCTCGCTGCCCTACGCCTTCTCCTACGACGGCAGCGGCACCGCCGGCTACATCGCCTCCCCGACGGCGCTGCAGGAGTACGGCGACGACTACACCGACCACGCCTCCGGTGTCGGCCCGTACATGCTCGAGTCGTGGGGGCCGGGCAAGGACACCGTGCTGGTCCGCAACCCCAACTACTGGGGTGAGGAGGAGCCCTACCTCGACCGCGTGCAGATCCGCCTGATCGAGGACGAGCAGCAGCGGTTCCAGGCACTGCAGGCGGGCGATATCGACTACGCGCCCACCATCAACCCGACGATCATGCTCCAGGCCCAGAACGACGCCTCGCTCAACTTCGTGCAGGGCGTCGGCAAGGACCAGGACGCGGTGGCGTTCAACCTGACCAAGCCGCCGTTCGACGACATCCGGGTCAGGCGCGCGGTCTCGATGGCCCTGGACCGCGACGAGATCGTGGCCCTGACCAAGGAGGGCCTCGCCGATCCCGCCGTCAGCCTGTTCCCCGAGTCCTACCCGTTCCACAACGACCACGAGGTCCCGGGCTACGACCTCGAGCAGGCCAAGAGCCTGGTGGCGGAGTACGAGGCCGATACCGGCAACAAGGTCTCCTTCACCTACATGTGCCGTCCCACGGTCAACACCACCGACGTGATCGAGCGCCAGCTCGCCAAGGCCGGCATGGACGTGAAGGTCGACGTCCAGGAGACCACGACCGCGGTGTCCAACTTCATCGCCGGCAAGTACGACGCCGCCTGCTGGGCGATGGCCGGCTTCCTGGCTCCCGACCAGCTCCCGTACCGGTTCTTCCACTCCTCCGGCGACCTCAACAGCATGGGCTTCGACAACGCGGAGTTCGACGCTCTGGTCGACGAGGCCCGAGGGACCGACGACCAGGAGAAGCGCAAGCAGCTCTGGAGCGACGCCGACGGCATCCTCACCGAGGAGCTCCCGTGGGCCTGGACCACCGGCATGCCGGCGGGCTTCGTCTACTCCGAGCGGGTTCACAGCGTCGATCTGGAGGAGCCGGGCCGGCTCCGGTACTCGGTGCCGACCATCAACAACGTATGGCTCGCGGACTGA
- a CDS encoding IclR family transcriptional regulator: protein MSAPVKSADRVLLIFELLTEHPDGLTLVEVQQKMGLPKSSTHGLLHTMVSRGFLDLEQSTKRFRIGIRLWQAGRSYLSAASIEKLALPYMEAVRDRLNETVQLAVLDGADNVYVAKIDPDHQLRLASHVGARLPAYATGIGKALLSTLDDDEVLRRVGDEPFTRYTATTLPGPEALIAELHEVRRTGYAEDHAEYTPGVFCVAVPLARAADRQPAMSVSIPDVRKTDELIAQAIEALQGAAASIADRIP from the coding sequence ATGAGCGCGCCGGTCAAGTCCGCGGACCGGGTGCTGCTCATCTTCGAGCTGCTCACCGAGCACCCCGACGGCCTGACCCTGGTCGAGGTCCAGCAGAAGATGGGGCTGCCCAAGAGCAGCACCCACGGCCTGCTGCACACGATGGTGTCGCGCGGCTTCCTCGACCTGGAGCAGTCGACGAAGCGGTTCCGGATCGGGATCCGGCTCTGGCAGGCCGGCCGCAGCTACCTGAGTGCCGCCTCGATCGAGAAGCTCGCGTTGCCCTACATGGAGGCGGTCCGCGACCGGTTGAACGAGACCGTCCAGCTGGCGGTGCTCGACGGCGCCGACAACGTCTACGTCGCGAAGATCGACCCCGACCACCAGTTGCGACTGGCCTCCCATGTCGGGGCGCGCCTTCCGGCGTACGCGACCGGCATAGGCAAGGCGCTGTTGAGCACGCTCGACGACGACGAGGTGCTGCGCCGGGTCGGCGACGAGCCGTTCACCCGCTACACCGCCACCACGCTGCCGGGACCCGAGGCGCTGATCGCGGAACTCCACGAGGTGCGGCGCACGGGCTACGCCGAGGACCACGCGGAGTACACGCCGGGTGTCTTCTGCGTCGCCGTCCCGCTCGCTCGTGCCGCGGATCGGCAGCCGGCGATGAGTGTCTCGATCCCCGACGTCCGCAAGACCGACGAGCTCATCGCCCAGGCCATCGAGGCCCTCCAGGGAGCCGCGGCGTCGATCGCCGACCGGATCCCCTGA